A single genomic interval of Mustelus asterias chromosome 25, sMusAst1.hap1.1, whole genome shotgun sequence harbors:
- the LOC144511725 gene encoding dynamin-like GTPase OPA1, mitochondrial, with protein MERNGQSLMPPGPWLQQKESTPILKKKEDRPVPFIILCIQDGSVAAVRSIVTDLMSQMDPQGRRTIFVLTKVDLAEKNLASPSRFQQIVEGKLFPVKTLGYFAVVTGRGNTNEGIDSIKDYEGEFFLNSKLLKTGMLKAHQVTTKNLNLAVSDCFWKMVRESVEQQGDAFKATRFNFETEWKNNYPRLKELDRNELYEKAKNGILDEVISLGQVTPKHWEEILQRKLWERVSTHVIENIYLPAAQSVNSGTFNTIVDIKLQQWTDKQLLHKAVEVAWGTLEDEFARFMSEHKGKDHDDIFDKLKHAVKDKSIKHHRWDEQAEDSLRVIQHNALEDRSTSDKQQWDAAIHFLEETLQTHLRDAASVICDTVGPDWQERWVYWKSQSPEQYVRSETQTELERLLNITEEHTAYLANGRMVEEGQRSSSKKLSNLTSPAWEAVAQKISVAGNCSRSAKQSRKRINDLIHFARPGWHTTSASGPRLGGLAKIIALMEFQEAVADRAGEDRGRSVEKGRSAPLNNIAWITVPSLHQILTTPISHMYCDAANAHQLKLEALLAAEQHSEPREHVHERGGFQLSVTVLTCTLHQC; from the exons ATGGAGAGAAACGGCCAATCGCTTATGCCTCCAGGACCATGGCTACAGCAGAAAGAAAGTACACCCATATTGAAAAAGAAG gaagatcgaccagtaccattcattattctttgtatccaagatggttcagtagctgctgtacgcagtattgtaactgacttgatgagccagatggacccacaaggcagaaggaccatctttgtgttgaccaaagtggatctagctgagaaaAACCTAGCCAGTCCAAGTCGGTTTCAACAGATTGTGGAAGGCAAGTTGTTTCCAGTGAAGACTTTGGGTTACTTTGCAGTTGTTACCGGTAGAGGCAACACCAATGAAGGTATTGATtccataaaagattatgaaggagagTTCTTTCTGAATTCAAAATTGTTGAAGACAGGGATGCTGAAAGCACATCAAGTGACAACTAAGAACTTGAACCTAGCAGTTTCAGACTGTTTCTGGAAGATGGTGCGCGAGTCTGTGGAACAACAGGGCGATGCATTTAAAGCTACTCGCTTCAACTTTGAAACTGAATGGAAGAACAACTATCCTCGGCTAAAGGAACTCGACAGGAATGAACTGTACGAGAAGGCAAAGAATGGAATTCTGGATGAAGTGATCAGCTTAGGTCAGGTTACTCCAAAACACTGGGAAGAGATTCTACAAAGGAAACTGTGGGAAAGAGTCTCTACACATGTGATAGAGAATATTTACCTTCCTGCTGCCCAGTCTGTGAATtcaggcacattcaataccatagTGGACATCAAGCTCCAGCAGTGGACTGACAAACAGTTGCTTCACAAAGCAGTAGAGGTTGCTTGGGGAACCTTGGAGGATGAATTTGCTCGATTTATGTCAGAGCACAAAGGGAAGGACCATGATGATATCTTTGACAAACTAAAACATGCTGTTAAAGATAAAAGTATAAAACATCACAGATGGGATGAGCAGGCTGAAGACAGTTTGCGAGTCATCCAGCACAATGCTTTAGAAGATCGTTCCACatctgacaaacagcagtgggatgCAGCTATCCATTTCCTGGAAGAAACCTTGCAAACCCATCTTCGAGATGCTGCATCTGTAATTTGTGATACGGTGGGGCCAGATTGGCAAGAAAGGTGGGTCTACTGGAAATCACAGTCTCCAGAACAGTATGTTCGAAGTGAAACCCAAACCGAACTGGAACGGCTGCTAAACAtcactgaggaacatacagcttatcttgctaatggaaggatggtggaggaaggccagcgatcgag CTCTAAGAAGCTCAGTAACCTCACTTCTCCGGCCTGGGAGGCTGTTGCCCAGAAGATCAGCGTGGCTGGCAACTGCTCCAGAAGCGCCAAGCAGTCGAGGAAGAGAATTAATGATCTCATCCACTTTGCCAG GCCAGGTTGGCACACCACCAGCGCGAGTGGGCCCAGACTGGGCGGGCTGGCCAAGATCATTGCCCTCATGGAATTTCAGGAAGCTGTAGCCGACCGTGCTGGGGAGGACAGGGGTCGTTCTGTGGAGAAGGGGAGATCAGCCCCTCTCAACAACATAGCATGGATCACAGTTCCATCACTTCATCAAATCCTGACAACCCCAATCAGTCACATGTATTGTGATGCAGCTAATGCTCATCAACTTAAACTCGAGGCCCTCCTGGCAGctgagcagcactccgaaccaCGGGAACACGTACATGAAAGAGGTGGTTTCCAATTGTCTGTCACAGTGCTCACCTGCACCCTGCACCAGTGTTGA